One window of Nocardia nova SH22a genomic DNA carries:
- a CDS encoding histidine phosphatase family protein, giving the protein MNLLLVRHGEALPNHEGVRVLSATGRQEAQAAGLWLRDTGIDILYWSPIRRTRETLLALGQQPWASGGPDDRLCEIRPGPGPPPRERGTHETVHGYETWTDFLARAADCLTDLLDQHAHQSVGLLTHRGIFDAVHELATGSARRVELAVGHGCITSWTYNRRARSGKWILNFHNLRPPRSKFPPGGNEYHAGIDPAVSHYLP; this is encoded by the coding sequence ATGAACCTCCTGCTCGTCCGACATGGTGAAGCTCTTCCGAATCACGAAGGCGTCCGCGTCTTGTCCGCGACAGGCAGGCAAGAGGCGCAAGCAGCCGGTCTCTGGCTCCGCGACACAGGCATCGACATTCTGTACTGGAGCCCTATCCGCAGAACCCGCGAGACCTTGCTGGCACTCGGACAACAACCTTGGGCATCCGGCGGACCGGACGACCGGCTCTGCGAGATCCGGCCCGGCCCGGGGCCCCCTCCACGCGAACGTGGCACGCACGAAACCGTCCACGGTTACGAGACCTGGACTGACTTCTTAGCGCGCGCGGCGGACTGCCTCACAGACCTGCTGGACCAACACGCACACCAAAGCGTCGGCCTACTCACTCACCGAGGCATCTTCGACGCGGTGCACGAACTGGCGACCGGATCCGCGCGCCGCGTCGAGCTGGCTGTCGGGCACGGCTGCATCACCTCGTGGACCTACAATCGCCGAGCCCGAAGCGGAAAGTGGATATTGAATTTCCATAATCTCCGGCCACCTCGGTCAAAATTTCCACCGGGAGGGAATGAGTACCATGCTGGAATCGACCCCGCAGTTAGTCATTATCTGCCTTGA
- a CDS encoding alkaline phosphatase family protein, whose protein sequence is MLESTPQLVIICLDGVRPDIAHAFDVFAPPFPVPDTGPRRLRSVFPSSTATAHASFLTGTDSAGHGIVGNRFWNCENVAEIKQRADEPLAALHPYEFSTLTAKSWLRRLGASGVRSAAVHFPHTIDRAADDQAPAVFCLYAPTRRFRLAVPTPREDISETFTTAYFGEKATLLVRSAADIAALSVSIQSEHGKWDGDIEANTQQRIAFDVAAGRVSGHCSWRQISAETIEVTLSTAVLTMTFGGIELAWNPDDASTHPASAAPSYLASGTDDFFESPRADWIRDVALQVNRAARPDLLLVRFNQIDHAQEFLYWQACRGSAALRNTARDEIMATYGLVERCVAAIAEAIGPQADYMLFSDHGIETVDRHIGLNAVLRACGLEHDMTFQGDSHVAYLYADRELTSPELERLRSALIAADASVRILSADAMNKLRLPVCSPRLGKLAVLCGAHRKFTYGPSEEPTSDVRSASHGNVITDSDMDGMIRLFGPHALSVPVPEAIDSCTQTVEAILELRRHGSR, encoded by the coding sequence ATGCTGGAATCGACCCCGCAGTTAGTCATTATCTGCCTTGACGGCGTCAGACCGGACATTGCGCACGCATTCGACGTCTTCGCGCCGCCATTCCCAGTCCCGGACACGGGCCCGCGGCGGCTCCGGTCCGTTTTCCCGTCATCCACAGCCACCGCACATGCGTCGTTCCTCACCGGCACTGATAGTGCGGGGCACGGGATTGTCGGAAATCGCTTCTGGAACTGCGAAAACGTTGCCGAGATCAAGCAGCGCGCAGATGAGCCGCTGGCCGCGCTGCATCCCTATGAATTCAGCACCCTGACAGCAAAGTCATGGCTGCGCCGGCTGGGTGCGTCTGGAGTCAGATCAGCCGCCGTGCACTTCCCGCACACAATCGATCGGGCCGCCGACGACCAAGCTCCGGCGGTGTTCTGTCTTTATGCGCCGACCCGCCGGTTCAGACTGGCGGTCCCGACTCCGCGCGAAGACATCTCCGAGACGTTCACCACGGCGTACTTCGGCGAGAAGGCGACTCTGCTCGTACGGAGTGCGGCGGACATCGCCGCGTTGAGCGTGTCGATACAGAGCGAGCACGGGAAGTGGGACGGTGACATCGAGGCGAATACCCAGCAGAGGATCGCCTTCGACGTCGCCGCAGGTCGGGTATCGGGACACTGTTCGTGGCGGCAGATCTCCGCGGAAACCATCGAGGTAACCCTCAGCACCGCCGTTCTCACCATGACATTCGGCGGGATCGAACTGGCATGGAATCCCGATGACGCGAGCACACATCCCGCCTCCGCCGCACCGAGCTATTTGGCGTCCGGCACCGACGACTTCTTCGAGAGTCCGCGCGCGGACTGGATCAGAGATGTCGCCTTGCAAGTCAATCGAGCAGCGCGACCTGACCTGCTACTAGTTCGATTCAACCAGATCGACCATGCACAGGAGTTTCTCTACTGGCAAGCCTGTCGCGGGTCGGCTGCGCTGCGCAACACAGCGCGCGATGAGATCATGGCAACCTACGGTCTTGTCGAGCGTTGCGTAGCGGCAATTGCCGAGGCGATCGGACCGCAGGCGGACTACATGTTGTTCTCCGACCATGGCATCGAAACCGTCGATCGGCACATCGGGCTCAACGCGGTGCTTCGTGCCTGCGGACTCGAGCACGACATGACCTTCCAAGGGGACAGCCACGTCGCCTACCTCTACGCCGATCGAGAACTGACCTCACCGGAACTGGAGCGGCTGCGTTCCGCGCTGATCGCGGCCGACGCCTCCGTGCGCATCCTTTCCGCCGATGCCATGAACAAGCTCAGGCTACCTGTCTGCTCGCCGAGGCTGGGCAAGCTTGCCGTACTGTGCGGCGCCCACCGCAAATTCACCTATGGGCCATCCGAGGAACCGACATCGGACGTGCGATCGGCGTCGCACGGCAATGTCATCACTGATTCGGACATGGATGGCATGATCCGGCTATTCGGTCCCCACGCCTTATCGGTGCCTGTTCCAGAGGCGATCGATTCGTGCACGCAGACCGTCGAGGCGATCTTGGAGTTGCGTAGGCATGGTTCGCGATGA
- a CDS encoding pyridoxamine 5'-phosphate oxidase family protein — translation MTDPVGTERTMMRSQTKAGRWTPPSVEHALVVPEFVFEMWERRHCVVLTTVGSGRPHSSLMWFEPAPAHVLFSTVIGRRKYEDILSNPNVSMLFHPDGDWNRYLELRGTARLGGDGRAAINRMYSHFRSPGAYPWDGADDHRIEIIVDIRKSLSFGG, via the coding sequence ATGACGGACCCTGTCGGCACAGAAAGGACAATGATGAGAAGCCAGACGAAGGCTGGTCGTTGGACACCGCCGTCGGTCGAACACGCGCTGGTTGTGCCTGAATTCGTCTTCGAAATGTGGGAGCGACGGCACTGCGTGGTTTTGACGACGGTCGGCAGCGGCCGTCCACACAGTTCGCTGATGTGGTTCGAGCCTGCCCCGGCTCACGTCTTGTTCTCCACTGTCATCGGAAGGCGCAAATACGAGGACATTCTGTCCAACCCGAACGTGTCGATGTTGTTCCACCCCGACGGAGACTGGAACAGGTACCTAGAGTTGCGCGGCACTGCTCGCCTGGGCGGGGACGGAAGGGCCGCGATCAACAGAATGTACTCCCACTTCCGGTCACCGGGGGCCTATCCATGGGATGGAGCAGACGATCACCGAATTGAGATCATCGTCGACATCCGCAAGAGCTTGTCATTCGGAGGGTGA